One Euphorbia lathyris chromosome 1, ddEupLath1.1, whole genome shotgun sequence DNA segment encodes these proteins:
- the LOC136231288 gene encoding transcription factor MYB1R1, giving the protein MAAMGSTAGGGAGEIMLFGVRVVVDSMRKSVSLNNLSQYEHPQELNNPLNSDDRIKDANNSSKEDVVTAGYASADDAVPHSSGSRSERKRGVPWTEDEHKLFLLGLQKVGKGDWRGISRNFVKTRTPTQVASHAQKYFLRRSNLNRRRRRSSLFDITTDTVAAFSMEEEQSHHHDKNKNNASQSHPPMTETSNFPVMAAFPMTTTSPLVLPVAVENPMANMSLIQGNPSTNPPINLIRPIAVRSDINLNLNSSVDSSSALSLKLSLPSDQRESPSRYSAFQVMSCSFSNGDSMISVA; this is encoded by the exons ATGGCTGCCATGGGCTCTACTGCCGGCGGAGGTGCCGGAGAGATTATGCTGTTTGGAGTCAGAGTTGTGGTTGATTCTATGAGGAAGAGTGTTAGTTTGAACAACTTGTCTCAATATGAGCACCCTCAGGAGTTGAATAACCCGCTTAACTCTGATGATAGGATCAAGGATGCAAACAATTCTAGTAAGGAGGATGTTGTTACTGCTGGTTATGCCTCTGCCGATGATGCTGTTCCCCACTCCTCTGGTAGTCGTAGCGAGCGTAAGCGAG GAGTGCCGTGGACAGAGGACGAACACAAGCTATTCCTCTTAGGACTCCAGAAAGTAGGAAAAGGAGATTGGAGGGGGATCTCTCGCAATTTCGTCAAGACTCGAACACCGACGCAGGTCGCTAGCCATGCTCAGAAATACTTTCTTCGCCGAAGTAATCTCAATCGCCGTCGTCGCCGATCTAGCCTCTTCGATATCACCACCGATACG GTTGCGGCGTTCTCAATGGAGGAAGAGCAATCCCATCACCATGACAAGAACAAGAACAATGCCTCTCAATCGCATCCACCGATGACTGAAACCAGCAACTTCCCTGTGATGGCGGCTTTCCCTATGACCACTACCAGTCCCCTTGTATTGCCCGTTGCAGTTGAGAATCCAATGGCAAACATGTCACTGATTCAAGGCAATCCATCCACTAATCCCCCAATAAATCTCATCCGTCCAATTGCTGTTCGTTCTGATATTAATCTAAATCTGAATTCATCAGTGGATTCATCTTCAGCACTATCGCTTAAGCTGTCATTGCCATCTGATCAGAGGGAATCACCATCAAGGTATTCAGCTTTTCAGGTGATGTCCTGCAGCTTCAGCAATGGAGATAGTATGATCAGTGTTGCTTGA